AGCCGTTTTAATATCACCATCTTGCACATTTTTAGAAGAATATAGATCCTTGCCTTGAAGATAACTGGAGACAATACTTGCCCCCTTGTTCTTTAATAATACTTTTTTAATGACCGCCATTTCGTCTTCCCAAGCATATACACTTGCGAATATTAGAATATTCATAACTATAAATTTTTTCATGTTCTGCCGCCTTGATTAATTCTTGTCTTCCATCCAGTAAATCCGCCTGTCTCCAATTCCATGCGCATTCTGGCCGTATTCAATAGCTCTACCAGCCGTCGACTCTTGTCTTCCATAGTTCGCTCTGTTTTTGTCTCCATAAGGATCATGTGTAATCCAAGTCTTCTTGCTCTCGTCATATCCTACGATATATGTGATGTGACCGGAAGAACTGAGTTTCGTGGACGCCATTACCGGAATTCCGCGATCCAGCAACTCTTTGATCTTAGCATTGTTCCCATATTTTCCTGAGTCAGTATAGGCATTTCTAACTTGTTCATTTGGATCCTGAGAATGCCCTGTCTTCGTACCGTTTGAATAGATTTCTACGTTTTCTCCAAACGTCTTGGTAATCCTTCCGGAAGGTTTCTGAGCATCAGAAGACGGAATCCTTTCCACAAACCCACCCGCTAACTCATCCGCAAACTTTTGCCCTGGGTTGTGTTGAGGTATTCCTTCACTCATTAACATTCCAGCAGAAGACGCCAAACTACAAATGTTACTGCTATTGATTCCACGAGTCCTGTCTCTGAACTGCGCGTCTGTCTGGTTTTCATACGCGCTGTCCTTCAATATCTTGCCCGTTATGTTACCGTTTCCATCTGTTAAAAAGTGAAAACGTTCTCCATAAACTTCGGCATTCTTTCCATATTGAGCTGCTACTTGCTCCGGAGATGCAATTCGATTTCCATATTTTTCCAGAATCGCTTGGTTCGTTCCAGCGAGATTATCAAC
This is a stretch of genomic DNA from Leptospira stimsonii. It encodes these proteins:
- a CDS encoding C39 family peptidase; the encoded protein is ETTNALGKLQIQQRKGLGTLEGLGVAFGGRKEEGGVTLLHGGGAGEPNTGLGSTGASGDASHYYDKDGNLRILVGDSNGDSYYRAATPEEAYRIQNGNGLTMASDKGGAFSSANNFLEALDNKMNGSGKFETKDQRSLRESQAHQKLVDNLAGTNQAILEKYGNRIASPEQVAAQYGKNAEVYGERFHFLTDGNGNITGKILKDSAYENQTDAQFRDRTRGINSSNICSLASSAGMLMSEGIPQHNPGQKFADELAGGFVERIPSSDAQKPSGRITKTFGENVEIYSNGTKTGHSQDPNEQVRNAYTDSGKYGNNAKIKELLDRGIPVMASTKLSSSGHITYIVGYDESKKTWITHDPYGDKNRANYGRQESTAGRAIEYGQNAHGIGDRRIYWMEDKN